In one window of bacterium DNA:
- a CDS encoding response regulator: MSETTSILFVDDEEKVLKALRRHFIDEPYRIHLATSARDGLDLLERIPIDVVVSDYRMPQMNGGEFLRLVSERWPDTMRIVLSGYADITAVITAINEGAIFKFISKPWAETELKDTVREAAERQHDLRQIRQLAETALAASESLFTEERDEREQLNQRNLELESRVSDLELYEAAIAAVATPLLVYDRDGVLRIVNDAASRWIGSSVEGKEGSPESGVFGRLGGAVAHALRAQPTATQTEFVEWGGSCTAEVTAICRDGIPIGAVVHLRRTVGSPKGGSRNESERTL, translated from the coding sequence ATGAGTGAAACGACGTCCATCCTGTTCGTGGACGACGAAGAGAAGGTCCTGAAAGCCCTCCGTCGCCACTTCATTGATGAACCCTATCGGATTCATCTCGCCACGTCGGCGCGGGACGGTCTGGATTTGCTGGAACGAATCCCCATTGACGTGGTGGTCTCGGATTACCGGATGCCTCAGATGAACGGTGGAGAATTCCTCCGACTGGTCAGCGAGCGTTGGCCGGATACGATGCGCATCGTTCTGTCGGGATATGCGGATATCACGGCGGTAATTACCGCCATCAATGAAGGCGCAATCTTCAAGTTCATCAGCAAGCCGTGGGCGGAGACCGAACTGAAGGATACGGTCCGCGAGGCTGCCGAGCGGCAACATGACCTTCGCCAGATCCGTCAGTTGGCGGAAACGGCGTTGGCCGCCAGCGAAAGTCTGTTCACGGAGGAACGCGACGAACGCGAACAGCTGAACCAGCGCAACTTGGAACTCGAGAGCCGGGTGAGCGATCTTGAATTGTACGAAGCCGCCATCGCGGCGGTTGCGACGCCGCTTTTGGTGTACGATCGAGACGGAGTGCTTCGGATCGTGAATGATGCGGCAAGCCGCTGGATCGGTTCTTCCGTAGAGGGGAAAGAAGGATCGCCGGAATCCGGAGTATTCGGAAGGTTGGGCGGGGCGGTGGCGCATGCCCTGCGCGCGCAACCAACCGCGACCCAGACGGAATTTGTCGAATGGGGAGGTTCATGCACGGCCGAGGTGACGGCAATCTGCCGAGATGGCATTCCGATCGGCGCAGTCGTGCACCTTCGCCGAACCGTTGGCAGTCCGAAAGGCGGAAGCCGAAACGAATCGGAGCGTACGCTGTAA
- a CDS encoding PAS domain S-box protein gives MTRVKNHPSRPPEHAALEARIGELENTLQAQHSVERELRAELAQFRSLVELATDGIILVNEDERFLYANVAAHSLLGVAEGELIGKAIDEYLNEAGRATIREGTARRLAGISDSYEVSLQRLGGGECVIRIAASPIMEDNRFVGAVGVLADVTREKEAEQALRESERKYRTVVDSVGLGVAVISSDMRLLTMNKRMLEWFPTRNLTDQPYCYQVLCDPPREFICPDCATHRTLLSGCSQESLSTKSKGDVERCFRVVSSPVTDGDGRVIAAVQIMDDVTARIRAENAQKEYAGQLEALWNEQARLSSELAESLEQLAVSKEETEQALRKLQGAQASIVHAEKMASVGVLAAGIAHEINNPIGFISSNLRELANYTTKIRNYLGWVSELEQSIAAEDYETATRIRTELSSLRQTLKLEFVLEDLLELVKDSLEGTDEIETIVRALKLYSREDDDVPMLVDVCDAIENSIRVVWNQIKYKAQVVRDYKDAPPILGHLGALQQVFSNLLTNAAQAIPEQGEIRISVHQQKDRVIVHVSDNGAGIASNHLGRIFEPFFTTKDVGQGTGLGLSIVYDIVQKHGGDIKVESQLGKGTTFMLCFPVNKQPVEFAQEIHHE, from the coding sequence TTGACGCGGGTGAAAAATCATCCGTCACGGCCGCCGGAACATGCGGCGCTTGAAGCCCGCATCGGTGAGCTGGAAAACACGCTGCAGGCACAGCATTCGGTGGAACGGGAGCTACGGGCTGAACTTGCGCAATTTCGCTCGTTGGTTGAACTGGCAACCGACGGGATTATTCTCGTAAATGAGGACGAACGCTTTCTGTATGCCAACGTGGCCGCTCATTCGCTGCTCGGAGTTGCCGAGGGAGAATTGATCGGGAAAGCCATAGATGAATATCTAAATGAAGCGGGTCGCGCCACGATTCGCGAAGGAACGGCTCGGCGATTGGCGGGGATCAGCGACTCGTATGAGGTGAGTCTTCAACGTCTCGGCGGCGGGGAATGCGTCATTCGGATCGCCGCCAGCCCCATCATGGAAGACAACCGGTTTGTGGGAGCGGTCGGTGTGCTGGCGGACGTTACACGCGAAAAGGAAGCCGAACAAGCCCTGCGAGAGAGTGAGCGGAAATACCGGACCGTCGTAGACAGCGTCGGTTTGGGGGTGGCGGTAATCTCATCAGACATGCGCCTGTTGACCATGAACAAGCGGATGCTGGAGTGGTTCCCCACTCGAAACCTGACGGATCAACCGTATTGCTATCAGGTACTCTGTGATCCGCCGAGAGAATTCATCTGTCCCGATTGCGCCACCCATCGGACACTGCTGAGTGGATGCTCGCAGGAGTCGTTGTCCACGAAATCTAAGGGCGATGTTGAGCGTTGCTTCCGTGTGGTGTCTTCGCCGGTGACAGACGGCGATGGTCGCGTGATTGCCGCCGTGCAGATCATGGATGACGTTACCGCTCGAATTCGGGCGGAAAACGCCCAGAAGGAATACGCGGGACAACTTGAAGCATTGTGGAACGAGCAGGCGCGACTGTCGTCCGAGCTGGCGGAGTCGCTGGAGCAATTGGCAGTATCAAAGGAAGAAACCGAGCAGGCGCTGCGAAAGCTGCAGGGCGCACAGGCATCCATCGTTCACGCCGAGAAAATGGCGTCAGTCGGCGTGCTGGCGGCCGGGATCGCCCATGAGATCAACAATCCCATCGGCTTTATCAGCAGCAATCTTCGCGAACTGGCGAACTATACCACCAAAATCCGCAACTACCTCGGTTGGGTATCCGAGCTTGAACAGAGCATCGCTGCCGAGGATTATGAGACAGCCACCCGAATTCGCACCGAGTTGTCGTCCCTGCGGCAGACGCTCAAGCTCGAATTCGTTCTCGAGGATCTTCTGGAACTCGTGAAGGATTCCCTGGAGGGAACGGATGAAATCGAGACCATCGTTCGAGCTCTCAAGCTTTATTCGCGGGAAGACGACGACGTTCCGATGCTGGTGGATGTATGCGACGCCATCGAAAACAGCATTCGAGTCGTCTGGAATCAAATCAAGTATAAGGCGCAAGTGGTCCGGGACTATAAAGACGCACCCCCGATCCTCGGTCACCTCGGCGCTTTGCAGCAGGTGTTCAGCAACCTCCTTACCAATGCGGCTCAGGCGATTCCTGAACAGGGTGAGATTCGGATTTCCGTGCATCAGCAAAAAGATCGTGTCATTGTTCATGTGTCGGATAACGGAGCCGGAATCGCATCGAATCACCTCGGACGGATCTTCGAGCCGTTCTTCACGACGAAGGACGTGGGGCAGGGAACCGGCTTGGGACTAAGCATCGTTTACGACATCGTACAGAAACACGGCGGAGATATCAAAGTGGAAAGCCAGCTCGGCAAGGGGACGACGTTCATGCTCTGTTTCCCCGTAAACAAACAACCGGTGGAATTCGCGCAGGAGATCCATCATGAGTGA